The following are encoded in a window of Paraburkholderia sp. HP33-1 genomic DNA:
- a CDS encoding FMN-binding glutamate synthase family protein translates to MFSRRYLAMWCATALLAFCAALAANHHLSWFWIVVPAALIALGVFDLTQQRHAILRNYPLWGHLRFIFEFIRPEIRQYFVEDDTDEKPFSRAQRSIVYQRAKNDVDSRPYGTELDVKAVAHEWISHSLAPTTLDGHDFRIVVGPDRAQPYSMSIFNVSAMSFGSLSANAIMALNLGAKKGNFAHDTGEGSMSKYHREHGGDIIWEIASGYFGCRNDDGTFNAEKFAKQAAEPQVKMIEVKLSQGAKPGHGGVLPAAKITPEIAETRGVPMGRDCISPATHSEFSTPRELLEFVERLRTLSGGKPTGFKLCIGHPWEFFGIAKAMLETGILPDFIVVDGAEGGTGAAPLEFTDHVGVPLQEGLLLAHNTLVGIGLRQRIRIGASGKMITAFDIAKTLAIGADWVNAARGFMFAVGCIQAQTCHTGRCPTGVATQDPVRQRALVVPDKADRVFNFHRNTLHALQEIIQAAGLRHPAQLRAHHIVRRVSSHEVRLMSDLLKYLEPNDLLNGNYRYTLFKKYWPVAQSDSFAPKTELAAT, encoded by the coding sequence ATGTTCTCTCGACGTTATCTGGCCATGTGGTGCGCAACTGCGCTGCTCGCGTTCTGCGCCGCGCTCGCGGCGAACCACCACCTGTCGTGGTTCTGGATCGTCGTGCCGGCCGCGCTCATCGCGCTCGGCGTGTTCGACCTGACGCAACAGCGCCACGCGATCCTGCGCAATTACCCGCTGTGGGGCCACTTGCGCTTCATTTTCGAATTCATCCGCCCGGAGATCCGTCAGTATTTCGTCGAAGACGATACCGACGAAAAGCCGTTCTCGCGCGCGCAACGCAGCATCGTCTACCAGCGCGCGAAGAACGACGTCGACAGCCGCCCGTACGGTACCGAACTCGACGTGAAGGCGGTCGCGCACGAGTGGATCAGCCATTCGCTCGCGCCGACCACGCTCGACGGTCACGACTTTCGCATCGTCGTCGGCCCCGATCGCGCGCAGCCGTATTCGATGTCGATCTTCAACGTGTCGGCGATGAGCTTCGGCTCGCTGTCGGCCAACGCGATCATGGCGCTGAACCTCGGCGCGAAGAAAGGCAACTTCGCGCACGACACCGGCGAAGGCTCGATGTCGAAGTATCACCGTGAACATGGCGGCGACATCATCTGGGAAATCGCGTCGGGTTATTTCGGATGCCGTAACGACGACGGCACCTTCAACGCCGAAAAATTCGCGAAACAGGCCGCCGAGCCGCAAGTGAAGATGATCGAGGTGAAGCTGTCGCAAGGCGCGAAGCCGGGTCACGGCGGCGTGCTGCCGGCCGCGAAGATCACGCCCGAAATCGCCGAAACGCGCGGCGTGCCAATGGGCCGTGATTGCATCTCCCCCGCGACCCACTCCGAGTTCTCGACGCCGCGCGAGCTGCTCGAATTCGTCGAACGGCTGCGCACGCTCTCGGGCGGCAAGCCGACCGGCTTCAAGCTGTGCATCGGGCATCCGTGGGAATTCTTCGGCATCGCCAAGGCGATGCTGGAAACGGGGATCCTGCCGGACTTCATCGTTGTCGACGGCGCCGAAGGCGGCACCGGCGCGGCGCCGCTCGAGTTCACCGATCACGTCGGCGTGCCGTTGCAGGAGGGACTGCTGCTCGCGCACAACACGCTGGTCGGCATTGGTCTGCGGCAGCGCATCCGCATCGGCGCGAGCGGCAAGATGATCACTGCATTCGATATCGCGAAGACGCTCGCGATCGGCGCGGACTGGGTCAACGCGGCGCGCGGCTTCATGTTCGCGGTCGGCTGCATCCAGGCGCAGACCTGCCACACCGGCCGCTGCCCGACCGGCGTTGCGACCCAGGACCCGGTGCGCCAGCGCGCGCTCGTCGTGCCGGACAAGGCCGATCGCGTGTTCAACTTCCACCGCAACACGCTGCACGCGTTGCAGGAGATCATCCAGGCGGCCGGGCTCAGGCATCCGGCGCAGTTGCGCGCGCATCACATCGTGCGGCGCGTGTCGTCGCATGAGGTGCGGCTGATGTCGGATCTGCTCAAGTATCTCGAACCGAACGATCTGCTCAACGGCAACTATCGCTATACGCTGTTCAAGAAGTACTGGCCGGTCGCGCAAAGCGATTCGTTTGCGCCGAAGACGGAGCTGGCGGCGACCTGA
- the mnmA gene encoding tRNA 2-thiouridine(34) synthase MnmA — protein MSKRKVVVGMSGGVDSSVTAWLLKEQGYDVVGLFMKNWEDDDDSEYCSTRQDWIDVVSVADLIGIDVEAVNFAAEYKDRVFAEFLREYSAGRTPNPDVLCNAEIKFKAFLDHAMSLGAETIATGHYARVRENDGRFELLKALDHTKDQSYFLHRLNQAQLSKTLFPLGEIPKTKVREIAAQIGLPNAKKKDSTGICFIGERPFRDFLNRYLPTKPGPMKTTDGKTVGEHIGLAFYTFGQRKGIGLGGSKDGSGEPWFAAGKDIPTNTLYVAQGHDHPWLLCHTLSAGNTSWVAGEPPADGFACGAKTRYRQADAPCTFNAAAAGAGEGLFELTFDAAQWAVTPGQSAVLYDGDVCLGGGIIERAMTGQPAELPQDQAPKQTRSQRRKQAHKPRQPQGQAKDAPQTSRQKAALLGAC, from the coding sequence ATGAGCAAGCGCAAAGTCGTAGTAGGCATGTCGGGCGGCGTCGATTCGTCGGTCACCGCGTGGCTGCTGAAGGAACAGGGCTACGACGTGGTCGGCCTGTTCATGAAGAACTGGGAAGACGACGACGACAGCGAATACTGCTCGACGCGGCAGGACTGGATCGACGTGGTGTCGGTCGCGGACCTGATCGGCATCGACGTCGAGGCGGTCAACTTCGCGGCCGAGTACAAGGACCGCGTGTTCGCCGAGTTCCTGCGTGAATATTCGGCCGGCCGCACGCCGAACCCGGACGTGCTTTGCAACGCCGAAATCAAGTTCAAGGCCTTTCTCGATCACGCGATGTCGCTCGGCGCGGAAACCATCGCGACCGGCCACTATGCGCGCGTGCGCGAGAACGACGGCCGCTTCGAGCTGCTGAAGGCGCTCGATCATACGAAAGATCAGTCGTACTTCCTGCATCGGCTGAACCAGGCGCAGTTGTCGAAGACGCTGTTCCCGCTCGGCGAGATTCCCAAGACGAAGGTCCGCGAGATTGCCGCGCAGATCGGCTTGCCGAACGCGAAGAAGAAGGATTCGACCGGCATCTGCTTCATCGGCGAGCGGCCGTTCCGCGACTTCCTGAACCGCTACCTGCCGACCAAACCCGGCCCGATGAAGACCACCGACGGCAAGACCGTCGGCGAGCACATCGGCCTCGCGTTCTACACGTTCGGCCAGCGCAAGGGCATCGGCCTCGGCGGCAGCAAGGACGGCAGCGGCGAACCGTGGTTCGCCGCGGGCAAGGATATTCCGACGAATACGCTGTACGTCGCGCAGGGACACGACCATCCGTGGCTGCTGTGCCATACGCTGTCGGCGGGCAATACGAGCTGGGTCGCGGGCGAACCGCCGGCCGACGGCTTCGCGTGCGGCGCGAAGACGCGCTACCGGCAAGCGGACGCGCCGTGCACGTTCAATGCGGCGGCTGCGGGCGCGGGCGAAGGCCTGTTCGAGCTGACCTTCGACGCCGCGCAATGGGCGGTCACGCCGGGCCAATCGGCGGTGCTGTACGACGGCGACGTGTGCCTCGGGGGCGGCATCATCGAGCGCGCGATGACCGGGCAGCCGGCCGAGCTGCCCCAGGATCAGGCGCCGAAACAGACGCGATCCCAGCGGCGCAAGCAGGCGCACAAACCCCGGCAGCCGCAAGGCCAAGCGAAGGATGCGCCGCAAACCTCACGGCAAAAAGCGGCGCTGCTCGGCGCGTGCTGA
- a CDS encoding NUDIX hydrolase, which yields MKPETWLPHVTVAAIVERDGRFLLVEEHTATGLRLNQPAGHLEAGETLLEAVVRETLEETSHPFAPEALVGMYMTHFERPAREGTTYLRFTYCGAGGEPDPARALDPDIVRTLWMSADELRACPERHRTPLVMQCIDDYLAGRRFPLDFVHTHSVGPRR from the coding sequence ATGAAACCGGAAACCTGGCTGCCGCACGTCACCGTCGCGGCAATCGTCGAGCGTGACGGGCGCTTCCTGCTGGTCGAGGAACACACCGCCACCGGCCTGCGCCTGAACCAGCCCGCCGGGCACCTGGAGGCGGGCGAAACGCTGCTGGAAGCGGTGGTCCGCGAAACACTCGAGGAAACCTCCCATCCGTTCGCGCCCGAGGCGCTCGTCGGCATGTACATGACCCACTTCGAGCGGCCGGCCCGCGAGGGCACCACGTACCTGCGCTTCACCTATTGCGGCGCGGGCGGCGAACCTGACCCGGCGCGCGCGCTCGATCCCGACATCGTCCGCACGCTGTGGATGAGCGCCGACGAACTTCGCGCGTGTCCCGAGCGGCATCGCACGCCGCTCGTGATGCAGTGCATCGACGATTACCTGGCCGGCCGGCGTTTCCCGCTCGACTTCGTGCATACGCATTCGGTCGGGCCCAGGCGATAG
- a CDS encoding Re/Si-specific NAD(P)(+) transhydrogenase subunit alpha, whose product MHIGVPVETRAHETRVAATPETVKKYVAQGHRVTVQSGAGAGASFPDDAYTAVGAEIVDAATAFGADLVLKVQFPTDSELPLLKRGATLVGMLDPFNADNAGKLAAAGVTAFALEAAPRTTRAQSLDVLSSQANIAGYKAVLLAATLYPRFMPMLMTAAGTVKAARVLILGAGVAGLQAIATAKRLGAVIEASDVRPAVKEQIESLGAKFLDVPYETDEEREAAQGVGGYARPMPPSWLARQSALVHERARQADVVISTALIPGRPAPTLLPVDTVRAMKPGSVLVDLAAGRGPEIDGKRGGNCPLTETDQVVVRYGVQIVGYTNLAAMVPADASSLYARNLLDFLKLIVTKEGTLNIDLADDIVAATLLARDGQVTRNT is encoded by the coding sequence ATGCACATCGGAGTGCCAGTCGAGACGCGCGCGCATGAAACCCGCGTTGCCGCGACACCCGAAACGGTCAAGAAGTACGTGGCGCAAGGCCATCGGGTCACCGTCCAGAGCGGCGCCGGCGCCGGCGCGAGCTTTCCCGATGATGCCTATACGGCCGTGGGCGCGGAAATCGTCGATGCCGCCACCGCGTTCGGCGCCGATCTCGTCCTCAAAGTCCAGTTCCCTACCGATTCCGAACTGCCGCTCCTGAAGCGCGGCGCGACGCTGGTCGGCATGCTCGACCCGTTCAACGCCGACAATGCGGGCAAGCTCGCCGCGGCCGGCGTCACCGCGTTCGCGCTCGAAGCCGCACCGCGCACGACGCGCGCGCAAAGCCTCGACGTACTGTCGTCGCAGGCGAATATCGCCGGCTACAAGGCGGTGCTGCTCGCGGCGACGCTCTATCCGCGCTTCATGCCGATGCTGATGACCGCGGCCGGCACCGTGAAGGCCGCGCGCGTGCTGATTCTCGGCGCGGGCGTGGCTGGCCTGCAGGCGATCGCGACCGCGAAGCGCCTCGGCGCGGTGATCGAAGCGTCCGACGTGCGCCCGGCCGTCAAGGAGCAGATCGAATCGCTCGGCGCGAAATTTCTCGACGTGCCCTACGAAACCGACGAAGAGCGCGAGGCCGCGCAGGGCGTCGGCGGCTATGCCAGGCCGATGCCGCCGTCGTGGCTCGCGCGCCAGTCGGCGCTCGTGCACGAGCGCGCCAGGCAGGCCGATGTGGTGATCTCCACCGCGCTGATTCCGGGCCGCCCCGCGCCGACGCTGCTTCCGGTCGACACCGTGCGGGCGATGAAGCCGGGCTCGGTGCTGGTCGACCTCGCGGCCGGCCGCGGCCCGGAGATCGACGGTAAGCGCGGCGGCAACTGCCCGCTGACCGAGACGGACCAGGTGGTGGTGCGCTACGGCGTGCAGATCGTCGGCTATACGAACCTCGCCGCGATGGTGCCCGCCGACGCCTCGTCGCTGTACGCGCGCAACCTGCTCGACTTCCTGAAGCTGATCGTCACGAAGGAAGGCACGCTGAACATCGATCTCGCGGACGACATCGTCGCGGCCACGCTGCTGGCTCGCGACGGCCAGGTCACGCGCAACACATAA
- a CDS encoding NAD(P) transhydrogenase subunit alpha translates to MEVINHTVINLIIFVLAIYVGYHVVWNVTPALHTPLMAVTNAISAIVIVGAMLATGLTVGGAGKFFGTIAVALAAVNVFGGFLVTRRMLEMFRKKEPKKLPAAVKEGAQ, encoded by the coding sequence ATGGAAGTCATCAATCACACGGTGATCAATCTGATCATCTTCGTGCTGGCGATCTACGTCGGCTATCACGTGGTCTGGAACGTCACGCCCGCGCTGCATACACCGCTGATGGCGGTGACCAATGCGATCTCGGCGATCGTGATCGTCGGCGCGATGCTCGCGACGGGTCTCACGGTCGGCGGCGCGGGCAAGTTCTTCGGCACGATCGCGGTCGCGCTCGCGGCCGTCAACGTGTTCGGCGGCTTTCTCGTCACGCGGCGCATGCTGGAGATGTTCAGGAAGAAGGAACCGAAGAAACTCCCGGCAGCCGTTAAGGAGGGCGCGCAATGA
- a CDS encoding NAD(P)(+) transhydrogenase (Re/Si-specific) subunit beta, producing MSLNVVTLLYLVASVCFIQALKGLSNPKTARVGNTFGMVGMAIAILTTIVLISKQAEALGSNLGLGLGLLLFGLVIGGAVGAFVAARVEMTKMPELVAAMHSLIGLAAVCIAYAVVSEPAAFGLVDPDVPIEGFLPYGNRIELFIGTFVGAITFSGSVIAFGKLSGKYKFRLFQGAPVVYGGQHLLNLMLALAMLGFGILFFLTQSWLPFIIMTIIAFVLGVLIIIPIGGADMPVVVSMLNSYSGWAAAGIGFSLNNAMLIIAGSLVGSSGAILSYIMCKAMNRSFFNVILGGFGNEPGAAAGGTSEQRPVKSGSADDASFMLGNAETVVIVPGYGLAVARAQHALKELTDKLVEKGIEVKYAIHPVAGRMPGHMNVLLAEAEVPYDMVFEMDDINGEFGQIDVVLVLGANDVVNPAAKNDPKSPIAGMPIIEAYKARTVIVNKRSMAAGYAGLDNDLFYMDKTMMVFGDAKKVIEDMVKSVE from the coding sequence ATGAGCCTGAACGTCGTCACGCTGCTGTATCTGGTCGCGTCGGTCTGCTTCATTCAGGCGCTCAAGGGGCTGTCGAATCCGAAGACCGCGCGCGTCGGCAATACCTTCGGCATGGTCGGCATGGCGATCGCGATTCTGACGACCATCGTGCTGATCTCGAAGCAGGCCGAGGCACTCGGCTCCAATCTTGGCCTCGGGCTCGGCTTGCTGCTGTTCGGGCTCGTGATCGGCGGCGCAGTCGGTGCGTTCGTCGCCGCGCGCGTCGAGATGACCAAAATGCCTGAGCTCGTCGCGGCGATGCACTCGCTGATCGGTCTCGCGGCCGTGTGCATCGCGTACGCGGTCGTGTCGGAGCCGGCCGCGTTCGGCCTCGTCGATCCCGACGTGCCGATCGAGGGCTTCCTGCCGTACGGCAATCGCATCGAGCTGTTCATCGGCACGTTCGTCGGCGCGATCACGTTCTCGGGTTCGGTGATCGCGTTCGGCAAGCTGTCGGGCAAGTACAAGTTCCGCCTGTTTCAGGGCGCGCCGGTCGTCTACGGTGGTCAGCATCTGCTCAACCTTATGCTCGCGCTCGCGATGCTCGGCTTCGGGATCCTCTTCTTCCTCACGCAGTCGTGGCTGCCGTTCATCATCATGACGATCATCGCGTTCGTGCTCGGCGTGCTGATCATCATCCCGATCGGCGGTGCCGACATGCCGGTGGTCGTGTCGATGCTGAACTCGTACTCGGGCTGGGCGGCGGCGGGCATCGGCTTCTCGTTGAACAACGCGATGCTGATCATCGCGGGGTCGCTGGTGGGGTCGTCGGGTGCGATTCTGTCGTACATCATGTGCAAGGCCATGAACCGCTCGTTCTTCAACGTGATCCTCGGCGGCTTCGGCAACGAGCCGGGCGCGGCCGCGGGCGGCACGTCGGAGCAGCGTCCGGTGAAATCCGGTTCGGCCGATGACGCGTCGTTCATGCTCGGCAACGCGGAAACCGTCGTGATCGTGCCGGGCTACGGGCTGGCCGTCGCGCGCGCGCAGCATGCGCTGAAGGAGCTGACCGACAAGCTGGTCGAGAAGGGCATCGAGGTGAAGTATGCGATTCACCCGGTGGCCGGCCGCATGCCGGGTCACATGAACGTGCTGCTCGCCGAAGCCGAAGTGCCGTACGACATGGTGTTCGAAATGGACGACATCAATGGCGAGTTCGGCCAGATCGACGTCGTGCTCGTGCTTGGCGCGAACGACGTCGTGAATCCGGCGGCGAAGAACGATCCGAAGTCGCCGATCGCGGGCATGCCGATCATCGAGGCGTACAAGGCGAGGACCGTGATCGTCAACAAGCGCTCGATGGCGGCGGGCTACGCAGGTCTCGACAACGATCTGTTCTACATGGACAAGACGATGATGGTGTTCGGCGACGCGAAGAAGGTGATCGAGGACATGGTGAAGTCGGTCGAGTAG
- a CDS encoding helix-turn-helix transcriptional regulator, whose amino-acid sequence MRRYHRGTIPLLLDPTPTMTRRADRLFQIAELLRGRRLTTAQQLADWLNVSPRTVYRDVRDLQLSGVPIEGEAGIGYRLSRSASLPPLTFTADELAALAAGARMLESWGGAGFASGARGALAKIASAMPADKRAALERLAIFAPSFHIKGDFSTQLDTLHRAIDTRQVVRFAYTDANGADTERRVWPLALAYWGARWTLGAWCELRHDFRNFGLEKMRDLEVLETYPDQEGRRLADLLRHLNAKPNR is encoded by the coding sequence ATGCGGCGCTATCATCGCGGGACGATCCCCCTCCTCCTTGACCCGACGCCCACGATGACGCGCCGCGCCGACCGCCTGTTCCAGATCGCCGAGCTGCTGCGCGGCCGGCGTCTGACCACCGCGCAGCAACTGGCAGACTGGCTGAACGTCTCGCCGCGCACGGTCTATCGGGACGTGCGCGATCTGCAATTGTCAGGGGTGCCAATCGAAGGCGAAGCGGGCATCGGCTATCGGCTGTCGCGCTCGGCGAGTCTGCCGCCGCTCACCTTCACCGCGGACGAACTCGCCGCGCTCGCGGCCGGCGCGCGCATGCTCGAATCGTGGGGCGGCGCGGGCTTCGCGAGCGGCGCGCGCGGCGCACTGGCGAAGATCGCATCGGCGATGCCCGCCGACAAGCGCGCGGCGCTCGAACGGCTCGCGATCTTCGCGCCGTCGTTTCACATCAAGGGGGATTTTTCGACGCAGCTCGACACGCTGCATCGCGCGATCGATACGCGCCAGGTGGTGCGCTTTGCCTACACCGACGCCAACGGCGCCGACACCGAACGCCGCGTCTGGCCGCTCGCGCTCGCGTATTGGGGCGCGCGCTGGACGCTCGGCGCCTGGTGCGAACTGCGTCATGATTTCCGCAATTTCGGACTGGAGAAGATGCGCGATCTCGAAGTGCTCGAGACGTATCCGGATCAGGAAGGCAGGCGGCTCGCGGATCTGCTGCGGCATCTGAACGCGAAGCCGAACAGATAA
- a CDS encoding VOC family protein gives MSALPKLVAWFEIPSIDFDRAVRFYEATLDVTLTRQEFGGQPIAVFGYEEPATGGAIVHSPSMTPAEDGVIVYLNAQPTVDAALARIERAGGKTDGPVIKLPQDIGYIAFFTDTEGNRLGLHSRTNG, from the coding sequence ATGTCCGCATTGCCCAAACTCGTTGCCTGGTTCGAGATTCCGTCCATCGATTTCGATCGCGCGGTGCGCTTTTACGAGGCCACGCTCGACGTCACGCTGACTCGCCAGGAGTTCGGCGGCCAGCCGATCGCCGTGTTCGGCTACGAGGAGCCCGCCACCGGCGGCGCGATCGTCCATAGTCCGTCGATGACACCGGCCGAAGACGGCGTCATCGTCTACCTGAACGCGCAGCCCACCGTCGACGCCGCGCTTGCACGCATCGAACGGGCGGGCGGCAAGACCGACGGCCCGGTGATCAAGCTGCCGCAGGACATCGGCTATATCGCGTTCTTCACCGATACCGAAGGCAACCGCCTCGGTCTGCATTCGCGCACCAACGGCTAA
- a CDS encoding methyl-accepting chemotaxis protein encodes MFSNLTIRTRLALAMGFLGLLMAIGAALGVTGIAMSNADQKGLYTDDLASASALGKFDFYYARGRLALDRIAAQPDRADIASLEQHAREQFAIGDKAWAAYRALPADAQERQLADALEAKRAEALNGPVAQVFAAIERRDATQLADLISNKMTDPFNEITDRSAKLEKIQQDNARQRYEAAQDRFHTILAIAGAGLLLGLSMAAFAWHALRKSIAGPLEEATGHFRAIANGDLSRRIDVRSRDEMGRMMEDLRVMQSRLGQALQSVRDGTQSISTATAQISAGNTDLSQRTEQQAASLEETASSMAELTSTVRQNADNARQASELARAAVGVTSEGSDVVSKVVLTMGEIDASSKQIAEIIGVIEGIAFQTNILALNAAVEAARAGEQGRGFAVVAGEVRTLAQRSASAAKEIKTLISESVERVGNGTELVGRAGKTMTQINEAVRRVTDIMAEIAAASEEQSDGIEQVNRTVSQMDEVTQRNAALVEQASAAAASLEEQAACMGEVVGVFQLPAQ; translated from the coding sequence ATGTTTTCGAACCTCACGATTCGTACGCGCCTGGCCCTTGCTATGGGTTTCCTCGGCTTGCTGATGGCGATCGGCGCCGCGCTCGGCGTCACCGGTATTGCGATGAGCAATGCCGACCAGAAGGGGCTGTACACCGACGATCTTGCATCGGCGAGCGCACTCGGCAAGTTCGACTTCTACTACGCGCGCGGCCGGCTCGCGCTCGACCGTATCGCGGCCCAGCCTGACCGTGCGGACATCGCGAGCCTCGAACAACATGCGCGCGAGCAGTTCGCGATCGGCGACAAAGCCTGGGCGGCTTACCGCGCGCTGCCCGCCGATGCGCAGGAGCGTCAACTCGCCGATGCGCTCGAGGCCAAACGGGCCGAGGCGCTGAACGGCCCGGTCGCGCAGGTGTTCGCCGCGATCGAACGACGCGACGCCACGCAGCTCGCCGATCTGATCTCGAACAAAATGACGGACCCGTTCAATGAGATCACGGACCGTTCCGCGAAGCTCGAAAAGATCCAGCAAGACAACGCGCGGCAGCGCTACGAAGCGGCGCAGGACCGCTTCCACACGATTCTCGCGATTGCCGGGGCCGGTCTTCTGCTGGGATTGTCGATGGCCGCGTTCGCATGGCATGCGCTGCGCAAGTCGATCGCCGGTCCGCTCGAAGAAGCCACCGGGCACTTCCGCGCGATTGCCAATGGCGATCTGAGCCGACGTATCGACGTACGTTCGCGCGACGAGATGGGGCGCATGATGGAAGACCTGCGCGTGATGCAGTCGCGCCTCGGGCAAGCGCTGCAGTCGGTACGCGACGGCACGCAGTCCATTTCCACGGCGACCGCGCAGATTTCGGCGGGCAACACCGATCTGTCGCAACGCACCGAACAGCAGGCCGCGTCGCTCGAGGAGACCGCGTCGAGCATGGCCGAGCTGACCTCGACCGTGCGCCAGAACGCCGACAACGCGCGTCAGGCGAGCGAACTCGCGCGGGCCGCGGTCGGCGTCACCAGCGAAGGTAGCGACGTCGTCTCGAAGGTGGTGCTGACGATGGGCGAGATCGACGCGAGCTCGAAGCAGATCGCGGAGATCATCGGCGTGATCGAGGGCATCGCGTTCCAGACCAATATCCTCGCGTTGAACGCCGCCGTCGAAGCGGCGCGCGCCGGCGAACAGGGCCGCGGCTTCGCGGTGGTCGCGGGAGAAGTGCGCACGCTGGCGCAGCGCAGCGCGTCAGCGGCGAAGGAAATCAAGACGCTGATCAGCGAGTCGGTCGAGCGCGTCGGCAACGGCACCGAACTGGTCGGCCGGGCCGGCAAGACCATGACGCAGATCAACGAAGCGGTGCGCCGCGTGACCGACATCATGGCCGAGATCGCGGCCGCATCGGAAGAACAGAGCGACGGCATCGAGCAGGTCAACCGCACCGTCTCGCAGATGGACGAAGTCACGCAGCGCAACGCGGCGCTCGTCGAGCAGGCCTCGGCCGCGGCGGCGTCGCTCGAAGAGCAGGCGGCGTGCATGGGCGAGGTGGTGGGGGTGTTTCAGTTGCCGGCGCAGTGA
- a CDS encoding THUMP domain-containing class I SAM-dependent RNA methyltransferase, producing MSFDFFLPCPRGLEAPLAAELAEIAAKHLNGAAFTAGAQVPGGVHFRGGWAAGMAANLHSRLASRVLLKIAQRPYRSEQDIYALALEQRWEQWFSAHETLRVDVTAIKSPLRSLEFTTLRVKDAICDRLREKSGARPSIDTAMPDVRVFAFLTATDCTLYLDTSGDPLFKRGWRLDKGAAPLRENLAAGILRLTGWQAGTPLYDPMCGSGTFLAEAAQVAMNIAPGVERRFGFEMLKQFDSRAWQALKGAALEAKNAARSSRADLQIFGSDISGDMLEKARANFERAGLPSVPLKQLDARDMTPPTSTAGILVANPPYGERIEVRGRNARGELREGRGNRDDEGFRRVQEEAPDSEFFQLLGNALKQRFAGWHAFILTSDRKLPGQLRLRESTKTPLFNGALECRLFRFDLIAGSVRQRPQGETPAP from the coding sequence ATGTCCTTCGATTTTTTCCTTCCTTGCCCGCGCGGGCTCGAAGCTCCGCTCGCGGCCGAACTCGCCGAAATTGCCGCCAAACATCTGAACGGCGCCGCCTTCACGGCCGGCGCCCAGGTGCCGGGCGGCGTGCATTTCCGCGGCGGCTGGGCCGCCGGCATGGCCGCCAATCTGCACTCGCGTCTCGCGAGCCGCGTGCTGCTGAAAATCGCGCAGCGGCCCTATCGCAGCGAGCAGGACATCTACGCGCTCGCGCTCGAACAGCGCTGGGAGCAGTGGTTCTCCGCGCACGAGACGCTGCGCGTCGACGTCACCGCGATCAAGTCGCCACTGCGCAGCCTCGAGTTCACGACGCTGCGCGTGAAGGACGCGATCTGCGATCGCCTGCGCGAAAAAAGCGGCGCGCGGCCGAGCATCGACACCGCGATGCCCGACGTGCGCGTGTTTGCGTTCCTGACTGCCACCGATTGCACGCTCTACCTCGATACCTCGGGCGATCCGCTGTTCAAGCGCGGCTGGCGTCTGGACAAGGGCGCGGCGCCGCTGCGCGAGAACCTCGCGGCGGGCATTCTGCGTCTGACCGGCTGGCAGGCCGGCACGCCGCTCTACGATCCGATGTGCGGCAGCGGCACGTTCCTCGCGGAAGCGGCGCAGGTCGCGATGAACATCGCACCGGGCGTCGAGCGCCGCTTCGGCTTCGAGATGCTCAAACAGTTCGACTCGCGAGCCTGGCAAGCGCTGAAGGGGGCCGCACTCGAAGCGAAAAACGCGGCACGCAGCTCCCGCGCCGACCTGCAGATTTTCGGCAGCGACATCTCCGGCGACATGCTTGAGAAAGCGCGCGCCAACTTCGAGCGCGCCGGCTTGCCGTCCGTTCCGCTCAAGCAGCTCGACGCACGCGACATGACGCCCCCGACATCGACGGCCGGCATACTCGTCGCAAATCCGCCGTATGGCGAGCGGATCGAAGTGCGCGGGCGCAATGCACGCGGCGAACTTCGCGAAGGCCGCGGCAATCGCGACGACGAGGGCTTTCGCCGCGTTCAGGAAGAAGCGCCGGACAGTGAATTTTTCCAGTTGCTCGGCAATGCGCTGAAGCAGCGCTTTGCCGGATGGCATGCGTTCATCCTGACGTCGGATCGCAAGCTGCCGGGCCAACTGCGCTTGCGCGAATCGACGAAGACGCCGCTCTTTAACGGCGCGCTCGAATGCCGGCTGTTCCGCTTCGATCTGATCGCGGGCAGCGTGCGGCAGCGTCCGCAGGGCGAGACGCCGGCGCCTTGA